DNA from Aliarcobacter skirrowii CCUG 10374:
TTAGTATTGATAGAATAAAAAAGATGTACGAAAAGTTTGGTGATAAGTTTTATGATAGATTTTTATGTGAAGATGAAAAAAAACTTGTAAAATCTCCTCAAACTGCAGCTGGTTTTTGGGCTGCAAAAGAGGCAGCTAGTAAAGCTATTGGTACTGGAATTGGAGAGATTTGTTCATTTTATGATATAAAAATAAAAAAAGATGAAAATGGTGCTCCAAAGATAAAGTATAGTAAAGATTTAAGAAAAAAATTTAAGATAAAAAAATCATCTTTGAGTGTCACTCACGATGGTGGTTTTGCAATAGCAGTTGTAGTAAATAGTTTAAAAAAATAAAGTTTGATATAAATCAACAAAAGAGTCTAAATAATATATTAGAATTTCTTTACTCTAACATAGAGCTAGTACGAGTGGACTTGCCCCGAAATCTCTCCTGATTAGTCCACCGTACAATTTTTGTTCTATTAAATTATAAAAATCAAAATAAGGTAAATTATATGAATATAGATTTTTTTCAAGATGTTGAAACAATTATTTTAAAAGATAAATTAGGAAGATTTCTTGGTGTTGATGAGGATTTTGTATATACTTTTCAAGATGTTGTAAAACTAAGTGGTCATTCTTGTCCAACAGTTGCTGGAGCTTATCTTATGACTATAAAAGCTTTAAAAGAGTTATACAAAGATGAGTTACCAGTTCGTGGTGAAATAAGAGTTGAGCTAAGAGATTCAAAAAGTTCTGGAACAACTGGAGTTTTAGCAAATGTAGCTTCATTTATAACAGGAGCAAAAGAGGAAGATGGATTTAAAGGACTTCAAGGGCAATACTTTAGAAATAATCTACTTAAATATGAAGCACCAATAAAAGGTGATATGAGATTTACAAGAGTTGATAATCAAGAAAAAGTTGAAGTTATGTATGATTTGTCAAATATCTCTTTGAGTGGTTTTGATGGAAGTTTAATGCAAAAAGGACTTCAAGGAGTTGCAACAAAAGAGGAGCTTGAAACTTTTGGAGCTGCTTGGCAAAAAAGAGTTAGTGAGATTTTATTAAAATATAAAGATGATGTAGTAAAGTTGATAATAAATAATTAAGAGAGTTTTAAAATATAAAAATGATAGTTTGTGATGAAAAATTAGGAGTTTGCTCTGTTGTGGAAGTTGATTTAAAAGATGAGTTGGAACTAGAACAACCAACACTATTTTATATTGGCGATCCTATGTGTTCTTGGTGTTATGGAATGAGCGATATTTTAAAAGATACTCAAGAGTACTGTGCTAAAAATGGTATAAAATTCCAAACTATTGTTGCAGGGCTAAGAGCTAGTGGTCAAGTTTTATGGGATAAAAGATTTAAAGGCTTTTTAAAACATGAATGGACAAATATTTCAAACAAAACAGGCAAAAAGTTCTCTTTTGAAATACTTGATTTATTAAATTTTGATTATGATACAACACCAGCTTGTAAGGCTGTTTTGATTGCAAAGATTTTAAGTTTTAATAATAGTAAAATAGTTTTAGAGTTTTTTTCTAAAATTCAAGAAAAATTTTATGCAAATTCACAAGATACAAAAAAATTAGAGTTTTATAAAGAAATTTGTGAAGATTTAAGTCTTGATTTTGAAGAGTTTTCTAAGCTATTTAAAGATAAATCTTTGGATAAAAAACTTCAAAATGAGTTTATATTTGGAAGAAATTTAAGTAGCTCTTTCCCTAGTTTAATTCTTTTAAATAAAAAACAAAAAGTAAATATATCTATTGGATATAGTAGTTTAGAAGATGTAATTTCAAGAATAAACAAAAACCTAAAGAGCTTGTAAAAGTTCTTTAGGTTTAAATAATTACTCAAAAAACTTTAAAACTGTTTGTATAACTGTAGCATTTATTAAATCTACAAAAAATGCTCCACAAAGAGGAACTATTAAAAATGCTTTATGAGAAGATCCATACATATTTGTAATTGCTTGCATATTTGCAACTGCTGTAGGAGTTGCTCCTAAACCAAAACCACAATGACCAGTTGCTAAAACACTTGCATCATAATTTTTACCCATAGTTCTAAATGTTACAAAATATGCATATAAAATCATAATTAAAACTTGTGAAACTAAAATCACAGTTAAAGCACCAGCTAGATTTGATAGTTGCCAAAGTTTAAGTGAAAGTAGAGCCATTGCTAAATATAAAGATAATGAAGCATTTCCAAAAACATCAATTGCTCTATCAAAAATCTCAATTTTTAATATATTTTCTAAAAAATTTCTTAAAATTACACCACCTGCAAGTGCCCAGACAAAAGTAGGTAGTTCAAGTGCACTTCCTTTTGCAAAGTTTGTCATAAAATCAGCAAATGCTAAACAAGCTGCAAATAGAGCTAAAGTTGATATTGCACTATTTGTAGTAATTAATCTTACCTCTTGAGGATACTCAAAAGGAACAAATTCATCAATTACTTTCTCATTTTTTAAGTCATCTTCTTTTCTAGATTTTTCACTAGCAAGCTTATATCTAT
Protein-coding regions in this window:
- the gltS gene encoding sodium/glutamate symporter, whose protein sequence is MNFTFNAYYTLIAAVIVLLIGKFLVNKIEFLRRYNIPEPVAGGLVAATISTFVYNFWGHSITTSSELQTSFMLIFFISIGLSANFAKLKEGGKSLFIFLFVVSGFIIIQNFVGISLATLLGIDPLIGLIAGSVSLTGGHGTAGAWGEILETKYAIEGAMALGMAAATFGLVMGGLIGGPLAKFLINRYKLASEKSRKEDDLKNEKVIDEFVPFEYPQEVRLITTNSAISTLALFAACLAFADFMTNFAKGSALELPTFVWALAGGVILRNFLENILKIEIFDRAIDVFGNASLSLYLAMALLSLKLWQLSNLAGALTVILVSQVLIMILYAYFVTFRTMGKNYDASVLATGHCGFGLGATPTAVANMQAITNMYGSSHKAFLIVPLCGAFFVDLINATVIQTVLKFFE
- a CDS encoding DsbA family protein; the encoded protein is MIVCDEKLGVCSVVEVDLKDELELEQPTLFYIGDPMCSWCYGMSDILKDTQEYCAKNGIKFQTIVAGLRASGQVLWDKRFKGFLKHEWTNISNKTGKKFSFEILDLLNFDYDTTPACKAVLIAKILSFNNSKIVLEFFSKIQEKFYANSQDTKKLEFYKEICEDLSLDFEEFSKLFKDKSLDKKLQNEFIFGRNLSSSFPSLILLNKKQKVNISIGYSSLEDVISRINKNLKSL
- the acpS gene encoding holo-ACP synthase — its product is MIGIDIVSIDRIKKMYEKFGDKFYDRFLCEDEKKLVKSPQTAAGFWAAKEAASKAIGTGIGEICSFYDIKIKKDENGAPKIKYSKDLRKKFKIKKSSLSVTHDGGFAIAVVVNSLKK